A portion of the Lampris incognitus isolate fLamInc1 chromosome 9, fLamInc1.hap2, whole genome shotgun sequence genome contains these proteins:
- the LOC130118671 gene encoding protein rapunzel-like, with product MSSHLEKVVAQKKEAIEAVMEMFERGAEVLASAVGEFFPLCEAAAPVLRLALDNVQSKEVFYVKEQFLTVRNKLDVLSSQLNDICCEIEKARLDFQYFSIEENIRSQFRKYMDILDAKQQFKEVKTKLFLEHFNRTGGEKNLYMLYDGLMGTNSFGESILEVVERYVVRNRRLLEDFCVRTKELFCLGLIALLGHCALTLGLDEEQEKIQDWSSKIEEVEIKMKTAIKACVVAFSEQAELDIQQLLKEKEDQQMLQDVTQELQDFLVKKYDWVHWSVRVINHSGSTYRNWRAGKHFHHVAGQNWFEVLQVNNTNLVVSYSSKPQPVPRGCIQKVMDGQAKNGNAQAVVEILAKQLSGFVVHAVSCHKESAAAWSFPVECHYWEKHKNVAVCVHSE from the exons ATGAGCAGTCATCTGGAGAAGGTCGTGGCCCAGAAGAAGGAGGCCATCGAGGCGGTGATGGAGATGTTTGAGAGGGGGGCTGAGGTGCTGGCCAGTGCCGTTGGTGAGTTTTTTCCGCTCTGCGAGGCGGCAGCCCCCGTTCTCCGTCTGGCCCTGGACAACGTTCAGAGTAAAGAGGTCTTCTACGTGAAGGAGCAGTTCCTGACGGTGAGGAACAAGCTGGACGTGCTCTCCAGCCAGCTGAACGATATCTGCTGTGAGATAGAGAAGGCCAGACTGGATTTCCAGTATTTCTCCATAGAGGAGAACATAAGAAGCCAGTTCCGCAAGTACATGGACATCCTGGATGCAAAACAGCAGTTTAAAGAGGTGAAGACCAAGCTTTTTCTGGAGCACTTTAACCGAACCGGAGGAGAGAAAAACCTCTACATGCTATATGATGGTCTGATGGGGACCAACAGCTTTGGAGAGTCTATTTTGGAAGTGGTGGAAAG GTATGTGGTGAGGAATCGTCGCCTTCTGGAGGACTTCTGCGTCCGGACGAAGGAGCTCTTCTGTCTGGGCCTAATTGCTCTGCTTGGACATTGTGCCTTGACCCTGGGCCTGGATGAAGAGCAGGAAAAAATCCAAGACTGGAGCAGCAAAATCGAAGAAGTCGAGATCAAAATGAAGACAGCCATCAAGGCCTGTGTGGTGGCCTTCTCGGAGCAAGCTGAATTAGATATCCAACAACTCCTTAAAGAGAAGGAAGACCAGCAAATGCTTCAAGATGTCACCCAGGAACTTCAGGATTTCCTGGTAAAGAAGTACGACTGGGTCCACTGGTCCGTGCGAGTCATCAACCATTCGGGAAGCACCTATCGCAACTGGCGTGCCGGAAAACATTTCCACCACGTGGCGGGACAGAACTGGTTCGAGGTGCTCCAGGTTAACAACACCAACCTAGTGGTGTCATACAGCAGCAAGCCACAGCCGGTGCCACGTGGCTGCATTCAGAAGGTGATGGATGGACAGGCAAAGAATGGCAATGCCCAGGCGGTGGTGGAAATCCTGGCCAAGCAGCTCAGCGGGTTTGTCGTGCATGCTGTCAGCTGTCATAAGGAGAGTGCAGCAGCATGGAGCTTTCCGGTAGAATGCCACTATTGGGAGAAACACAAGAACGTGGCAGTATGTGTGCACTCCGAATGA